From Arcticibacter tournemirensis, one genomic window encodes:
- a CDS encoding DNA polymerase III subunit gamma/tau, protein MDNFIVSARKYRPVTFESVVGQQHITNTLKNAIKNNQLAQAFLFCGPRGVGKTTCARILAKTINCQDLGPETEACGVCDSCRSFQNGNSFNIHELDAASNNSVDDIRSLIEQVRIPPQAGKYKIYIIDEVHMLSQAAFNAFLKTLEEPPSYAIFILATTEKHKILPTILSRCQIFDFNRIRVEDMARHLTSISKKENVTYDADGLHLIAQKADGGLRDALSMFDQIVSFSNRNVTYKAVIDNLNILDYDYYFKITDSLLAEDVASTLLIFDEILVNGFDGNNFITGLASHFRNLLVGKDNSTLKLLEVSEGIRQKYLEQSQKASSSFLLSALNIVNQCDLNYKNSKNQRLQVELSLIKVCHISSALNLSAAAQTEALKKKPDTTVNTSQQKENTTHQNTQQAIKEPITEKEKHFSENTAIKISDPVQTGTAIPAPINTSETVVNPPVEAERTKIVIKPLKAAPSIIPNLNDLGAKSEVAEDDAPKYISGDSRESFNGDQMLERWNEYAEEVKRLGKINLFTLMTSNAPVLLDNYQIEVIIENRIQDNLLAIEKIDLLNFLRVKLRNFGIDIVTRHAEKSDKKRLYTAHEKYQHMAGKNPQLEEFRRRFNLEIG, encoded by the coding sequence ATGGATAATTTTATAGTGTCGGCGAGAAAATATCGTCCGGTGACGTTCGAAAGCGTTGTAGGCCAGCAACATATTACCAATACTCTTAAAAACGCTATAAAGAACAATCAGCTTGCACAGGCGTTTTTATTCTGCGGTCCGCGTGGAGTAGGTAAAACCACATGTGCACGCATACTCGCAAAAACCATCAACTGCCAGGATCTTGGTCCCGAAACAGAAGCATGCGGCGTATGCGATTCCTGCCGCTCCTTTCAAAACGGCAACTCCTTCAACATTCACGAACTGGATGCTGCATCGAATAATTCTGTTGACGATATACGGAGTCTTATTGAGCAAGTTCGGATCCCGCCACAGGCAGGTAAATATAAGATCTATATAATAGATGAGGTTCACATGTTATCTCAGGCTGCATTTAATGCTTTCCTTAAAACATTGGAGGAGCCGCCATCTTACGCTATTTTCATTCTGGCCACTACAGAAAAGCACAAAATATTACCCACCATTCTTTCGCGTTGTCAGATATTCGATTTCAACAGGATCAGAGTAGAAGATATGGCCCGTCACCTTACTTCTATTTCGAAGAAGGAGAATGTAACCTATGATGCCGACGGTTTGCACCTTATTGCGCAAAAGGCCGACGGAGGATTGAGAGATGCATTGTCTATGTTCGATCAGATAGTGAGCTTTTCAAACAGGAACGTAACCTATAAGGCGGTCATCGACAATCTGAATATACTGGATTACGATTACTATTTCAAAATTACCGACAGCCTGCTTGCAGAAGATGTTGCCTCTACTCTCCTTATTTTTGATGAGATACTGGTAAACGGATTCGATGGAAATAATTTCATCACCGGTCTTGCTTCGCATTTCCGGAATCTCCTCGTAGGTAAAGATAACTCTACTTTAAAATTACTTGAAGTGAGTGAAGGTATCCGCCAAAAATACCTTGAACAATCACAAAAAGCCTCCAGCTCATTCCTGCTGTCGGCATTGAATATTGTAAACCAGTGCGATCTGAACTATAAGAACAGCAAGAATCAGCGGCTGCAGGTTGAACTCTCCCTGATAAAGGTTTGCCATATATCTTCAGCTTTAAATTTATCAGCTGCTGCACAAACAGAAGCATTAAAAAAAAAACCTGATACAACAGTAAACACTTCTCAGCAAAAGGAAAACACGACCCACCAGAACACACAACAAGCTATAAAAGAACCCATTACAGAAAAAGAGAAACACTTCTCCGAAAACACCGCAATAAAGATCTCAGATCCGGTGCAAACAGGCACAGCGATTCCGGCACCTATAAATACGTCCGAAACCGTTGTAAATCCGCCTGTGGAAGCAGAAAGAACGAAGATCGTTATTAAGCCTCTTAAAGCGGCCCCCTCAATTATCCCTAATTTGAACGACCTGGGTGCGAAGTCGGAAGTCGCCGAGGATGACGCTCCAAAGTACATTTCGGGAGACAGCAGAGAAAGCTTTAACGGAGACCAGATGCTTGAGCGCTGGAACGAGTATGCTGAAGAAGTAAAGCGTTTAGGAAAAATTAACCTTTTTACTTTGATGACATCCAATGCACCGGTTTTGCTTGATAACTATCAAATAGAAGTTATCATAGAGAACCGCATCCAGGATAATCTTTTAGCTATTGAAAAAATAGACTTGCTTAACTTCCTAAGAGTCAAACTCAGGAATTTCGGTATTGATATCGTAACGCGCCACGCAGAAAAAAGCGATAAAAAGCGTTTATATACCGCTCATGAAAAATACCAGCACATGGCTGGAAAAAACCCTCAATTGGAAGAATTCCGGAGAAGGTTTAATCTTGAAATAGGATAA
- the rpsF gene encoding 30S ribosomal protein S6, with the protein MQQYETVIILTPLLSDDAAKEVITKFRGVLTDNGAEIVHEDNWGLKKLAYPIQKKTTGYYHLTEFRAPGELISKLEVEYKRDERIMRFLTVALDKHAVIYNERKHSGAFQKKAKPETSTEEVAG; encoded by the coding sequence ATGCAACAGTACGAAACAGTAATCATTCTGACCCCGTTGTTATCTGATGATGCTGCAAAAGAGGTAATTACCAAATTTCGCGGTGTACTTACAGATAACGGAGCCGAGATTGTTCATGAGGACAATTGGGGTTTGAAGAAACTTGCGTATCCTATTCAGAAGAAAACTACAGGATACTATCACCTAACTGAATTCAGGGCTCCGGGTGAATTAATCAGCAAACTGGAGGTTGAATACAAACGTGATGAGCGTATCATGCGTTTCTTAACCGTAGCACTCGACAAACATGCGGTGATCTACAACGAAAGAAAACACAGCGGTGCTTTCCAGAAAAAAGCTAAACCAGAAACATCAACTGAGGAGGTAGCAGGATAA
- a CDS encoding DMP19 family protein yields MRLQGILIKFRFIVLLTGICCVCSTIVRAQYFADSSGLEGGLAGQVLESAKEYKNRTIYTNLTPDVIDSAPDNKLSQIITDYIRSKMNKRLSNEYEVLMQEPEQLRTIYIISQVEAEVNNGGFAQFYSSTAGRLGEEAEKAFEAIQASHLASLIKKANSTYKAEGITDKLKSLDEQFFSLYEKEDLCELKVKYIRKNKKALTNN; encoded by the coding sequence ATGCGATTACAAGGCATTCTCATAAAATTTCGGTTTATAGTCCTCCTGACAGGAATATGTTGCGTCTGCAGTACAATTGTTCGGGCCCAATATTTTGCAGACTCATCAGGTCTTGAAGGTGGTTTAGCAGGACAGGTTCTGGAGTCGGCCAAAGAATATAAGAACAGAACCATTTATACCAATCTCACCCCTGACGTTATAGATTCAGCACCCGACAATAAACTTAGCCAGATCATTACCGATTATATCAGATCTAAAATGAATAAACGGTTGAGTAATGAATACGAAGTATTGATGCAAGAACCGGAGCAGCTGCGTACCATTTATATCATATCACAGGTTGAAGCAGAAGTGAATAATGGAGGATTCGCACAATTTTATTCAAGTACCGCAGGGAGGCTTGGAGAGGAGGCAGAAAAAGCATTTGAAGCTATACAGGCTTCTCACCTGGCAAGTCTGATAAAAAAAGCAAACTCTACATACAAAGCTGAAGGTATTACTGATAAGTTAAAGAGCCTCGACGAGCAATTCTTCTCCTTATATGAAAAAGAAGATTTGTGTGAGCTAAAAGTAAAATACATTAGAAAGAACAAAAAGGCCCTCACCAACAACTAA
- a CDS encoding NADP-dependent isocitrate dehydrogenase encodes MQKIKVTNPVVELDGDEMTRIIWKFIKDKLILPYLDVDIKYYDLGIEHRDETNDQVTIDAANAIKQYGVGIKCATITPDEARVKEFNLKQMWKSPNGTVRNILDGTVFREPIVMKNVPRLVPNWTAPICIGRHAFGDQYRATDFVTKGKGKLTITFTPEDGGEEQSFEVFNFKGDGVALAMYNTDESIKGFARACFNQALMKKWPLYLSTKNTILKKYDGRFKDIFEEIYEQEFKAEFDQQGLTYEHRLIDDMVASALKWNGNFVWACKNYDGDVQSDTVAQGFGSLGLMTSTLVTPDGKTMEAEAAHGTVTRHYREHQKGNPTSTNPIASIFAWTRGLEFRGKLDNNQKLIDFCHALEQVCIETVESGKMTKDLAITIKPKVEHGTDYLYTEEFLEAIDQNLKAKLS; translated from the coding sequence ATACAAAAAATTAAAGTAACTAACCCGGTAGTAGAGCTGGATGGCGATGAAATGACCCGTATCATCTGGAAATTCATCAAGGACAAACTTATTCTTCCTTACCTCGATGTTGATATTAAATATTATGATCTTGGTATCGAACACCGCGACGAAACAAACGACCAGGTTACCATAGATGCAGCTAACGCAATTAAACAATATGGTGTTGGCATCAAATGCGCCACTATCACTCCCGATGAAGCACGTGTAAAAGAATTCAATCTGAAACAAATGTGGAAGTCGCCTAACGGAACTGTCCGTAATATTCTTGATGGAACTGTCTTCCGTGAGCCGATCGTAATGAAAAACGTTCCCCGCCTGGTTCCAAACTGGACTGCTCCTATCTGTATTGGCCGTCATGCTTTTGGCGATCAATACCGTGCAACAGATTTTGTCACTAAAGGGAAAGGAAAATTAACGATTACTTTTACTCCTGAAGATGGAGGCGAAGAACAATCATTCGAGGTATTTAACTTTAAAGGCGATGGAGTTGCTCTGGCTATGTACAACACCGATGAGTCGATCAAAGGTTTCGCCCGGGCGTGCTTCAATCAGGCCTTAATGAAAAAATGGCCCTTATATTTATCTACAAAAAATACGATCCTGAAAAAATACGATGGCCGGTTTAAGGACATTTTCGAGGAGATTTACGAACAGGAGTTCAAAGCCGAATTCGATCAACAAGGCCTCACTTATGAGCATCGCCTGATAGACGACATGGTTGCATCTGCATTAAAATGGAACGGCAACTTTGTTTGGGCATGTAAAAACTATGATGGCGACGTTCAGTCGGACACTGTTGCTCAGGGCTTCGGATCACTGGGATTAATGACTTCAACCTTAGTTACACCCGATGGTAAAACAATGGAAGCAGAAGCAGCGCACGGCACGGTTACCCGTCACTACAGGGAGCATCAGAAAGGAAACCCGACCTCTACGAATCCCATTGCTTCTATCTTTGCATGGACCAGAGGTCTTGAATTCCGCGGAAAGCTCGATAATAATCAGAAACTGATTGATTTTTGCCACGCATTAGAGCAGGTATGTATTGAAACTGTAGAAAGCGGAAAAATGACTAAGGACCTTGCCATCACTATTAAACCAAAAGTAGAGCATGGCACAGATTATCTTTACACAGAAGAATTCCTTGAAGCTATCGATCAGAACTTAAAGGCAAAACTAAGCTAA
- the rpsR gene encoding 30S ribosomal protein S18 — protein MAREQIQYVTAPKVEDTRKKYCRFKKNGIKYIDYKDANFLLKFINDQGKVLPRRLTGTSLKFQRKVAQAVKRARHIGILPYVTDSLK, from the coding sequence ATGGCAAGAGAACAAATTCAATACGTTACTGCCCCTAAAGTAGAGGATACACGTAAGAAATATTGCCGTTTTAAGAAAAACGGAATCAAGTACATTGATTATAAAGATGCTAACTTCCTTTTGAAGTTTATCAACGATCAGGGTAAAGTATTACCACGCCGTTTAACCGGAACTTCTCTGAAGTTTCAGCGTAAAGTTGCTCAGGCAGTTAAACGTGCCCGCCATATTGGTATATTACCTTATGTTACTGACTCATTAAAATAA
- a CDS encoding YceI family protein: MKKIILSAAVLLLNTALFAQTKWTADKVHSTVKFSVSHLVISEVEGQFKNFEGMIASKSADFNNSAITFNIDVKSIDTENSDRDKHLLGPDFFDADKYPQMAFKSTSFKKLSGNKYLLTGNLTLHGVTKPVKFNVTYGGTAKDGYGNTKAGFKASTVINRFDYNLKWNALTEAGGATVGKDVTIELKLEFAQQKS, encoded by the coding sequence ATGAAAAAAATTATTTTATCCGCAGCCGTTCTTTTATTGAACACAGCACTATTTGCACAAACAAAATGGACCGCTGACAAGGTCCATTCAACCGTAAAGTTTTCGGTTTCTCACTTGGTTATATCCGAAGTGGAGGGACAATTCAAAAACTTCGAAGGTATGATCGCCAGCAAATCTGCCGACTTCAATAATTCGGCTATTACGTTTAATATTGACGTTAAAAGTATTGACACAGAAAATAGTGATCGCGACAAACACCTTCTTGGGCCCGACTTTTTTGATGCTGATAAATACCCGCAAATGGCATTTAAAAGCACTTCTTTTAAAAAGCTCAGCGGCAACAAGTATCTTCTTACCGGCAATCTTACCTTGCACGGTGTAACAAAACCCGTTAAATTCAATGTAACATACGGAGGTACAGCAAAAGACGGATATGGGAATACCAAAGCTGGATTTAAAGCCTCCACAGTGATTAACCGGTTTGACTATAATCTTAAATGGAACGCCCTTACCGAAGCGGGAGGTGCTACCGTAGGGAAAGATGTAACGATTGAACTCAAACTGGAGTTCGCTCAACAGAAAAGCTAA
- the rplI gene encoding 50S ribosomal protein L9 codes for MEIILKQDIKNLGEKDDVVNVKPGYGRNYLIPKGFAALATESAKKVLAENLKQAQFKQEKIKNDALAVAARLEGVKLTIGAKAGESGKIFGAVNTIQVADALKREGFEVDRRRITFETEPKFVGEYVANLNLHKEVKVQVPFEVVAE; via the coding sequence ATGGAAATTATTTTAAAACAGGATATTAAAAACCTCGGCGAGAAAGACGATGTAGTAAACGTTAAGCCTGGTTATGGACGTAACTACCTTATTCCAAAAGGCTTCGCTGCTTTAGCAACAGAGTCGGCAAAGAAGGTGTTAGCGGAAAACTTAAAACAGGCACAGTTCAAGCAGGAAAAGATCAAGAATGATGCTCTTGCGGTTGCTGCCCGTTTAGAAGGTGTTAAGCTTACCATTGGCGCTAAAGCTGGTGAAAGTGGCAAGATCTTCGGTGCTGTTAATACCATTCAGGTAGCTGACGCTCTTAAGAGAGAAGGATTTGAAGTTGACCGTCGCCGGATCACTTTTGAAACAGAACCTAAATTTGTTGGTGAATATGTAGCCAACCTTAATCTTCATAAAGAAGTGAAAGTACAGGTTCCTTTTGAAGTTGTAGCGGAATAA
- a CDS encoding META domain-containing protein, whose protein sequence is MRQSMKHSLFLLLICITVLTACATKKIKQENAGLEGKRWNLVSVDGKSAAHSESYIEFDSTSGKIHGKGGCNGFGGTYTSKTNTLKIEGIISTKMACDHLDIENSFFRILEKADRYTIDKGALQLYQGNSLLATLKAASL, encoded by the coding sequence ATGAGACAATCTATGAAACACAGCCTCTTCCTTCTTCTAATCTGCATCACTGTATTAACGGCCTGTGCTACAAAAAAAATAAAACAAGAAAACGCAGGCTTAGAAGGTAAGCGTTGGAATTTAGTATCCGTTGATGGAAAATCGGCTGCCCATTCAGAAAGCTACATCGAGTTTGACAGCACGTCGGGTAAGATTCATGGAAAAGGAGGCTGCAACGGCTTCGGTGGTACCTATACTTCAAAAACGAATACATTGAAGATCGAGGGTATTATAAGCACGAAGATGGCCTGTGATCATCTCGACATTGAAAACAGTTTCTTCAGAATACTGGAAAAAGCAGATCGCTACACCATAGACAAGGGAGCGCTGCAATTGTATCAAGGGAATAGTCTCCTTGCTACATTAAAAGCAGCGTCGCTCTGA
- a CDS encoding ABC transporter ATPase, translating to MEISENSRVWIYQANRPFNGPEQSRIEQVLGDFVKGWDAHGHKLASGYEIRYGRFVILMVDESVTAASGCSIDKSSNIIRQIEQEFGVNLFDRFNMAYRKDNEVVSCSRSEFEALLQQGVINENTVVFNNTVQTKKELDSSWEVPFKESWHSRFFQQSVS from the coding sequence ATGGAAATTTCTGAAAATTCGAGAGTATGGATCTATCAGGCAAACAGGCCTTTTAACGGGCCCGAACAAAGCCGGATAGAACAGGTATTAGGCGATTTTGTTAAGGGATGGGACGCACACGGACATAAGCTGGCTTCAGGATATGAAATTCGTTATGGTCGCTTCGTGATCCTGATGGTAGACGAATCGGTAACGGCTGCAAGCGGATGCTCGATCGACAAATCGTCCAATATCATCCGACAGATTGAGCAGGAATTCGGGGTAAATCTCTTTGACCGTTTTAATATGGCATACCGTAAAGATAATGAGGTGGTCTCCTGCAGCAGAAGTGAGTTCGAAGCACTGTTGCAGCAGGGGGTGATCAACGAGAATACCGTTGTATTTAATAATACAGTGCAAACAAAAAAAGAATTAGATTCCTCCTGGGAAGTTCCTTTCAAAGAAAGTTGGCATTCGCGCTTCTTTCAGCAGAGTGTTTCATAA
- a CDS encoding Crp/Fnr family transcriptional regulator yields MYELLHQKIREKVSLTDEEFKICKEAFVSKRLRKHQYLLQQDDVARNLAFVNEGALRMFASGEKNGELTIQFAFSGWWITDNFSFLTGEPTVYNIQALENSSILLISKQAWEGLFDRVPSLERYFRILLQNNYIATQRRLVSSLCQSAEEKYLSLIKAQPDIIQRIPQHMIASYLGITPETLSRIRKQVTLTK; encoded by the coding sequence ATGTATGAGTTGTTACATCAGAAGATCCGGGAAAAAGTATCTCTGACAGACGAGGAATTCAAAATCTGCAAAGAAGCATTTGTTTCTAAAAGGCTCCGCAAGCACCAATACTTATTGCAGCAGGATGACGTGGCACGAAATCTGGCGTTCGTTAATGAAGGCGCCTTAAGAATGTTTGCTTCGGGTGAAAAGAATGGGGAGCTTACTATTCAGTTTGCCTTTTCGGGATGGTGGATAACAGACAATTTCAGTTTCCTCACAGGCGAGCCAACTGTCTACAACATTCAGGCACTTGAAAACAGTTCGATTCTTCTGATCAGCAAACAAGCATGGGAAGGGCTTTTTGATCGTGTTCCCTCACTCGAACGTTATTTCCGTATCCTTCTTCAAAACAATTATATCGCGACGCAACGCAGATTGGTAAGCTCGCTATGCCAAAGTGCCGAAGAAAAATACCTCTCTCTGATTAAGGCTCAACCCGACATTATTCAAAGGATACCTCAGCATATGATCGCTTCGTACCTGGGAATTACTCCCGAAACACTTAGCAGGATACGCAAGCAGGTAACATTAACAAAATGA
- the ygiD gene encoding 4,5-DOPA dioxygenase extradiol, whose translation MESPIFKQATKGLELQSELMPVLFIGHGSPMNGIEDNEFSRTWALMGTEIPRPSAVIVISAHWLTKGTHVTAMDFPETIHDFRGFPPALNEVQYPAPGNPLLAAELGSLVKSTAVFQDHDWGLDHGAWTIVRHMYPDANIPVLQISIDYTKGPEYHYRLASELYELRKKGVLILGSGNMVHNLRLMSWEMINGGGYDWTLHINNKFKELIHDNNFGALVNYKSLGPEAQMAIPTPEHYLPLLYTLGLKGPKDNVSFFNDKAVGGSLTMTSVKISVP comes from the coding sequence ATGGAATCACCTATCTTTAAGCAGGCAACAAAGGGATTGGAATTACAGTCTGAACTTATGCCCGTACTCTTTATCGGGCATGGTTCTCCCATGAATGGCATTGAGGATAATGAATTTAGCCGCACATGGGCTCTTATGGGAACGGAAATCCCCAGGCCCTCAGCGGTGATCGTGATCTCCGCCCATTGGCTTACAAAAGGCACCCACGTTACCGCAATGGATTTTCCCGAAACGATTCACGACTTCAGGGGCTTTCCACCTGCTTTGAATGAAGTTCAATATCCCGCCCCGGGCAATCCTCTACTGGCAGCAGAACTAGGATCACTTGTTAAATCGACCGCTGTATTTCAGGATCACGACTGGGGACTGGATCATGGAGCATGGACCATAGTGAGGCACATGTATCCGGATGCGAACATCCCGGTCCTGCAGATAAGTATTGATTATACAAAGGGGCCCGAGTATCACTACCGCCTTGCATCTGAACTATACGAGCTAAGGAAAAAAGGGGTGCTGATTCTGGGAAGTGGCAATATGGTGCACAACTTACGACTAATGTCGTGGGAGATGATCAACGGCGGTGGTTATGATTGGACGCTGCATATTAACAATAAGTTTAAGGAACTTATACATGATAACAACTTCGGTGCCCTTGTCAATTATAAGAGCCTCGGGCCGGAAGCTCAAATGGCAATCCCAACGCCCGAACATTACCTGCCTCTCCTTTACACACTCGGGCTAAAAGGACCAAAAGATAACGTTTCCTTTTTCAATGACAAGGCGGTAGGCGGCTCTCTTACTATGACCTCTGTTAAGATATCGGTGCCTTAA
- the mtgA gene encoding monofunctional biosynthetic peptidoglycan transglycosylase, whose amino-acid sequence MSRKNRKPSRSTSVKWFPNLLRIVKKVILYFFSLSILWVIAYRFINPPVTWLMLQRGFERKADGKTWKLEKEWRDFNEMSDNLKYSAIAGEDAGFMNHWGFDPNAIQKAYLKNKAGKPMRGGSTISQQTAKNVFLWPGRSWLRKGFEAYFTVLIEVFWSKERILEVYLNVIEMGDGIYGAEAACREYYNKSSERLTKRQASLLVAVFPNPRKWTPKHPTRYILYKSSLIRRNMRIVRKQAFD is encoded by the coding sequence ATGTCCAGGAAAAATCGAAAGCCTTCCCGAAGTACCTCAGTTAAATGGTTCCCCAATTTATTAAGGATAGTAAAAAAGGTAATATTGTATTTCTTTTCCTTATCAATCCTGTGGGTGATCGCCTATCGCTTTATCAACCCACCGGTAACATGGCTAATGCTCCAGCGAGGGTTCGAACGTAAGGCCGATGGCAAAACGTGGAAGCTGGAAAAGGAATGGCGTGATTTCAACGAGATGTCGGATAATTTAAAATATTCGGCCATAGCGGGCGAAGATGCTGGTTTTATGAATCACTGGGGTTTCGATCCTAATGCCATACAAAAAGCCTACCTTAAAAATAAAGCCGGTAAACCTATGAGGGGAGGTAGTACCATTAGTCAGCAGACAGCCAAGAACGTTTTTCTATGGCCCGGGCGGTCGTGGCTTAGAAAAGGTTTTGAAGCGTATTTCACCGTTCTTATCGAAGTGTTCTGGAGTAAAGAACGTATTCTTGAGGTTTACCTGAATGTCATAGAAATGGGCGATGGAATTTATGGAGCTGAAGCAGCTTGTCGGGAATATTACAATAAATCATCTGAGCGGTTAACGAAAAGACAGGCGTCGCTCCTCGTTGCTGTATTTCCTAATCCGAGAAAGTGGACGCCTAAGCATCCCACCAGGTATATATTGTATAAAAGCTCTCTTATTCGTAGAAATATGCGAATTGTAAGAAAGCAAGCGTTCGATTAA
- a CDS encoding lipid-binding SYLF domain-containing protein — protein sequence MKTLKRITFAALLSAGILLSVPAGAQQKELKKIEASTTVLKDFGAMKESIPSQLLEITEGIIIIPKMINAGLVVGGKRGKGIAMVKGAGGVWSDPVFITLTGGSFGFQAGVQAVDLVLIFKHKESLMNITKSSFTLGGDISVAAGPLGRNSTASTDYKLEAEVYSYSRSKGLFAGISLNGAALEIDDKAAADFYGEEVSSTTLFKGASKTKSGEVSALKSTLSHLYD from the coding sequence ATGAAAACGCTAAAAAGAATAACATTTGCCGCACTTTTGTCAGCAGGAATACTTTTAAGTGTGCCGGCTGGTGCGCAACAAAAGGAGTTGAAGAAAATCGAAGCCTCAACCACAGTTTTGAAGGATTTTGGCGCCATGAAGGAATCTATCCCTTCACAGTTGCTTGAGATAACGGAAGGAATTATAATTATTCCAAAAATGATCAATGCCGGTCTGGTAGTTGGCGGTAAGCGGGGAAAGGGCATTGCGATGGTTAAAGGGGCCGGGGGAGTATGGAGCGATCCGGTATTTATAACGCTCACAGGCGGCAGTTTTGGGTTTCAGGCTGGAGTGCAGGCGGTTGATCTGGTTCTGATATTCAAGCATAAGGAAAGCCTGATGAATATAACTAAATCGAGCTTCACCCTCGGTGGTGATATTTCTGTAGCCGCAGGACCATTAGGCCGGAATTCCACGGCAAGTACTGACTACAAGCTGGAAGCAGAGGTATATTCCTATTCCAGAAGTAAAGGCCTCTTTGCGGGCATCAGTCTGAATGGCGCCGCTCTGGAAATTGACGATAAGGCAGCCGCTGATTTTTATGGAGAAGAAGTTAGTTCTACCACCTTGTTCAAAGGAGCTTCGAAAACTAAGTCGGGCGAGGTGTCTGCTCTCAAATCGACCTTAAGTCACTTGTACGATTAA
- a CDS encoding Uma2 family endonuclease encodes MELHEPAIAYNKGRMTVNEYLDLENVSSEKHEYYNGEVFAMAGKGRRHNVIFKNIYGELAYRLKGHRCQPYGSTLRIHIPQNSSYTYPDISILCKSLTEQGDNEPVSGPTVLIEVLSPSTKSYDRGVKFKLYRDIPELREYILIDSESVNVERFCINSNGNWELHEHNTSDAQLTIQTVGIKLSLKEIYEGIEL; translated from the coding sequence ATGGAACTTCACGAGCCGGCAATTGCATACAATAAAGGAAGGATGACTGTTAATGAGTATCTCGATTTAGAGAATGTTTCATCCGAAAAGCATGAATACTACAATGGAGAGGTATTTGCAATGGCTGGTAAGGGAAGGAGGCATAATGTTATATTTAAGAACATATACGGCGAACTGGCATACCGTTTGAAAGGACACAGGTGTCAGCCTTATGGAAGCACTCTTCGCATTCATATTCCTCAGAATTCCTCGTATACCTATCCCGACATATCCATTCTTTGTAAAAGCCTTACAGAGCAGGGCGATAATGAGCCTGTTTCAGGGCCGACAGTTCTGATAGAGGTATTATCGCCTTCAACCAAAAGCTATGATAGGGGAGTGAAGTTTAAGTTGTACAGGGATATTCCAGAGTTGAGGGAGTATATCCTTATAGATTCTGAATCTGTTAACGTGGAGAGATTTTGTATTAATTCTAACGGCAACTGGGAATTACATGAACATAACACTTCTGATGCACAGTTAACTATCCAGACGGTTGGAATTAAGTTGTCATTAAAAGAAATATACGAAGGCATAGAGCTTTAG